The sequence CGGGAACCGAATGGATCTCCGACATGCCTGCGCACGCGCTGCTGACGCTGTCCGACGATCTGCACAAGGCCTTGGTGAACTGGTTCAACGGCCTCTCTGGCAAGCGCAAGGGGCCCAAGATTGCGCGCCCGCGTTTCCGGGGCAAGGTCGCCAAGCAGCTTTCAGTCTACATGGTGAACCAGAACACCTCGTTCGGTGATGGCCTGGTCAAATTACCCAAACTTGGAAAGGTGAAGTTCCGGGGATGCGACCTGCCTGCAGGGCGCCTGCTGTCCAGCCGCGTCTACCGCGAAGCGGACAAGTGGTACATGGCCAGCATCTTTGAGTGCGCTGTGCCGCAGATGAATGCTGCGCCCGTTGAATGCGTTGGCATCGACATGGGCCTGAAGACGCTGGCCACGATCTATGACGGACTGAACATCCGCGAGGTGCCAAAGCTCGGCGCTCTGCGAAAGCATGAGCAGCGTCTGAAGCGGTACCAGCGTCGGATGAGTAGAAGGGTCAAGGGCAGCCGCCGCCGCAATCAGGCCAAGCAGGCTGTCGCACGGCTGCACCAGCGCATCGCCAACATCCGCAAGGACTACGCGCACAAGGCAACCGGTGAGATCGTGGCCAGTGCGCAAACCATCAAGGTCGAGACCCTCAACGTCAAGAGTTGGGCGAAGAACCGAAGCATTTCCAAGAGTACCGCCGACGCCAGCGTCGGGATGTTCCTGAGCATGCTGCGCTACAAGGCCGATTGGGCCGGACGAAGCCTCGTTGAGGTTGGCCAATGGGAGCCGACCAGCAAGACCTGCAGTGACTGCGGCGCCCGTGAACCCGGTGTGGTGCTGGGCATCAGCCGGTGGGTGTGCAGGGGCTGTGGCGCGATCCATGACCGCGACCACAATGCGGCTAAGAACATTTATGCGTACGGCGAGGAACGCCGAAACGTGACCGGCAACACGGTCGAAAGCGCGTGGACTGGTGGAGATCAGGCAGGAGCAATCCCGCTAGTGCCCCAGGATGAAACGCGAATCTTGAAACGGATAGGGCGCGAATCAAGTCGCGCGCTTGTTTAAAGTAAATAATTCCGTGTCCGACGAATACCAGATAGAAATCCCCAGCTCTTTCATGGCCCTGTATGTGCTTCCTGGCCGCCAGAAGCCCAGCCTGGCGCGCGATGACCTCGCCGCGCGCTACGAGCTCTGCGAAGACATGGCCCAGCTCCTGACCGAGACCGCTCGCAACATGGAGTTCAGCCTCGGACTGGCCGAGAACGATGTGCTCACCCGCTGCCTGCAAGGCCTGCGCGTGGAGCCTGCGGTCGTCAACGAAGCTGAGTCGGTGTGGGTGGTACGCCGCCTGGCCGAGTTGCTGGGCTGGGGCGACGCAGGCCTGCAGCACTAAGGCCGGGTCTTTGGCGACCCGGCGCGCAGGCACAGCAACGCAGCCAGTGCGCTCAGGCCCAGCCCGCCCGAGATCCACAGCGCGCCCGCCCCCCACCGCTCGATGCAAAGCCCGAACAGCAGTGGCGCAAAGGCCTGCGCCAAGCGCGAAGGCGCCATCATGATCCCCTGCCGCTGGCCGTAGCCCACCGGGCCAAAGAACACCAGCGGCAAGGTGCCCTTGGCAATGGTGAGGATGCCGTTGCCCGCGCCGTGCAGCAGCGCAAACGCCGGTCCGGCCGCCGGCCCGAGCAGCAGCCAGCAGGCCACGCCCACCGGGTGGGCCAGAGCCGCAGCGCGCGCTGAGAGCAAGGGATGGAGCCGGCGCAGAAAGCCGAACTCCAGCATGCGTCCCGCCACCTGCGCCGGGCCCACCAGGGCACCAATGACCACCGCCCCGGCCAGCGTGGCACCGCTGGCCACCAGCAGCTGCGGCAAATGCGCGGCCATGGCGGTGCTGATGAACCAGGTGGCGGCGAACACATAAGACAGAACCCAGGCGGTGTGTCTGGGGGGCGGTGTGTGGGGCTGCAAGGTGGGGTTGTCCGCTTCAACAGCCTGCGGCGGCGTGTGCAGCCCCACTGCGCGCGGAATGCTGGCGTTCAATGGCAGCCCCACCAGCACGTGCAGGCCGGCCCAGGCCAGGCAGGCGCCACGCCAACCGAATTCGGCCTCCAGCAGCGCCGTGAGTGGCCAGCCCACCGTGCTGGCAAAACCCGCGATGAGCGTGATGCCGGTGATGGCCGATCGCGCCTGCGTGCCGTGCAGGCGCACCAAGGCGGCGAACGCTGCTTCGTACAGCCCGCTGCCCATCGCCATGCCGATCAGCAGCCAGGCCAGCATGAGGCTGGTGTTGCCTTGCACTTGCGACAAGCAGCCCAGGCCCAGCGCGAACAGCACACTGGTGCCCATGAGCACCGGGCGGCCACCCCAGCGGTCGATCGCTCGGCCGGCGAACGGGCCCAGCACAGCCGAGGCCAACAAGGCCACGGTGAACGCGATCCAGATCTGCGAGATGGGCAGGCCCAGGCCCTCGGCCATGGGACGGGCGAGCAGGGCGGGCAGGTAGTAGGTGGAGCCCCAGGCCAGGGTCTGCGCCGTGCCCAGGCGCAGCACCAGGGGCCAGGTGCGGGGGGTGGTCATGCCGGCGCGGAGTGGTGACGACCGGGCTGCCCGGTGTCAGGCGATGTCGAAAGCGTGGAAGCTGAAGCGCCCCTGGCGGCGGTCGGCGAAGTAGTGTTCCAGCGTTTCCCGGACGGTGCGAAAAGCGATCTCGTCCCAGGGAATCTGTTCTTCAGTGAACAGCCGCGCCTCGATGGTTTCGTGTCCGGGATCGAAGATGTCGCTGAGCAGGCGGGCGCGGTAATAGATGTGCACCTGACCCACCCGCGAGACGTTCATCAGCGTGAAGATTTCGCCCATTTCAAACTGCGCACCGGCTTCTTCCACGGTCTCGCGGGCTGCGCCTTCGGAGGTGGTTTCGTTGAGTTCCATGAAGCCCGCAGGCAGCGTCCATTTGCCGAAGCGCGGTTCGATGTTGCGCTTGCAGAGCAACACGTACTGGCCACTGTCGCCCCAGACCGGCACGGTGCCCACCACATTGAGCGGGTTGTCGTAGTGCACCAGGTGGCAGGCCGGACAGACCGCGCGCGGCTTGGTGTCGCCATCGTCGGGCAGGCGGATGTCGACAGCTGTGCCGCAATTGCGGCAGTGTTTGGCGGGTGAGCGGAGCATCGGGGCAGTTTAGCGGGCCGCTGTGAAGGCGAAAAAAAACCGGGCTGCAAGGCCCGGCTTTCTGGAGAGTATTGGCTTCAAGCCTTCTTGCCGTGTTTGACGATCAGTGCCTTCGCGGTTTCCAGCAGTTCCTTGCCGTTGAATCCGCGTTTGTCCATGTCCTGCATCCACTCGATTTCCACCAGGCGCGCCTTGCGACGGAACTCCTGGGCTTCGGCCGACGGGATGGTGTAGATCGTGTTGCCCTGTTTGACCGCCGATTCGCGGCCTGCAGCATCACCCGCCTGCTGGGTCTTGCCCAGCCAGCCCGAGGTTTCCATGCCGGAGTTCTTGTCGATCACGGCCTTGAGGTCGGGTGGCAGGCTGGCGTACTTGGCCTTGTTCATGGCCATCACGAAGGTGGTGGTGTAGAGCGCGCCGCCGGCCGGGTCGAACTCGCTGTGGAACTTGGTGAGCTCCTGCACCTTGACCGAGGGCACGACTTCCCATGGAATCACACAGCCGTCGATGACACCTTTGGACAGGGCATCGGGAATCTGCGGCAGCGGCATGCCCACCGGCGTGGCGCCCAGGTAGCCCAGCATCTTGGTGATCTGGCGGGTGGGGCCGCGCACCTTGGAGCCGCGCAGGTCTTCTGCGGTCTTGATCTGTTTGCTGCGCATGTGGAACATGCCGGGGCCGTGCACCTGCAGCGCGATCGGCTGCACGTCCTTGAACTCGTCTTTGGCCACCGTCTGCACGTATTCCCAGTAGGCCTTGGAGGTGGCTTCGGCGTTGTTCATCATGAACGGCAGCTCGAACACTTCAATGCGCGGGAAGCGGCCTGGCGTGTTGCCCGGCAGGGTCCACACGATGTCCACCACACCGTCGCGCGCCTGGTCGAACAGCTGCACCGGCGAGCCGCCCAGCTGCATGGCCGGGTAGGCCTCGAACTTGATGCGTCCGCCCGAGTCCTTCTCGACCTTGTCCATCCAGGCTTTGTGCATGTTCAGCCACACGTTGGACTGCGGCGCCATGAAGGTATGGAACTTGAGCGTGACGCTTTGCTGGGCAAAGCCCACGAGGGCGGGTGCGCCCAGTGCGATGGCCGCGCCGGACTGGATCAAGGTTCTGCGTTGGATCATGAAGAGGTCTCCTGAGGTCGATGAAAAAGTGAATCGAGGATAGGGTGATGCGGCGCCGGTGTTCAGAGGTCAAACCCGCAAGGGCCTATTGGGGATACTGCGTAGAACCGGCAAGGTGCATCAGCTGATGGCCACGCTGATGGGCGTGAGGCCGTCCACGCCGCCGACCAGCGTGTCGCCGCGCACCACAGCGTTCACGCCTTCGGGTGTGCCGGTGTAGATCAGGTCGCCGGGTTGCAGTTCCCAGGCGGCCGAGAGGTGCTCGATGGTTTCGGCCACGTTCCAGATCAGCTTGTTGACGTTGCTGCGCTGGCGGTCGCTGCCGTTGACCTGCAGCCAGATGGGCGCGTTGTTCACGTCACCGGCGTCGGCTGCCAGCGTGATCGGGCCGATGGGCGCCGAGTGGTCGTATGCCTTGCCGATGCACCACGGGCGGCCCTGCTTCTTCATCTCGCCTTGCAGGTCACGGCGCGTCATGTCCAGGCCCACGGCGTAACCGTAGATGTGTTTCGCAGCGTCGGCCGCCTTGATGTTTTTGCCGACAGTGCCGATGGCCACCACCAGCTCGATCTCGTGGTGCAGGTTGTTGGTGAGGCTGGGGTAGGGTGTGCTGGCGGTCTGGCCCGGCTCGGCCACCACGACGGTGTCGGCCGGCTTCAAAAAGAAGAAGGGTGGCTCGCGGCCGGTGAAGCCCATCTCTTTCGCGTGCTCTTCGTAGTTGCGGCCCACGCAGTAGATGCGGTGAACCGGAAAGCGCTCGGTGCTGCCGACCACGGGTACGGAGACGGTGGCGGGCGGGGTGAAGGCATAGTGCTCGGACATGGTGTGTGGGCTGGGTTGGATGGAATGGGCGCGGTCAGTGTGCCATCAGTGCTGTGAAGCCGGCAGGCGCACCACCAGGCCATCGAGCTCGGCGGTGAGGCGCACCTGGCAGCTCAGGCGGCTCTGCGGCACCACCGGGCTGGAGGCGAAGTCGAGCATGTCGAGCTCGTCGGGCACAGGCGGGGGCAGCAGATCGGACCACGGGGCGTCGATCATCACGTGGCAGGTGGCGCAGGTGAGGCTGCCGCCGCAGTCGGCCTCGATGCCCTTGACATCGGCGTCCACTGCGGCCTTCATGAGGCTGTCGCCCGGGCGGGCCTGGATGTCTTGCTGCGTCTGGTCGGGGTGGATGAAGCGGATGGAGATCATGGCTGTGTTTCAAGTGCGGGCGAAATACTCGCGGCATTCAAAGTCGGTCTTGTCCTCGGCCAGCGCATGGCGCTCGATCTCGCTGCGTTTGACGCGGCAGAAATGGTGCACCACCTCCTGGCCGAGGCCCTTGCACAAGGCCGCGTCGGCTTCCAGCGCCTGCAGACCTTCGGACAACGAGGTCGGTATTTTCTCGCTGCCGTCGGCGTAGGGCGTTTCACTGGCGGGTGGCGGCTGCAGCCGCTGATGCAGACCGTCAAGCCCGGCGTGGATCTGTGCGGCCATGTAGAGATACGGATTGGCCGCAGGTTCGCCAATGCGGTTCTCGATGCGCGTGGCCTGGTCACCCGCACCACCCACCACGCGCAGCATGGCGCCCCGGTTGTCGCGCCCCCAGAGCACGGCTTGCGGCGCCAGCGCGTTGGGACGAAAGCGCGCGAAGCCGTTGATGGTGGGCGTGCACAGCGGGGTCATGCCGCGCGCGTGCGCCAGCAGGCCGGCAAGCCAGTGGCTGGCCACGTCCGACAAGGTGTGCCGCGCGTCCAGCGGCGTGGTGTCGGGTGCGGGAGCGTCGCGCATGCAGGCGTTGCGCCCGGTCTTCAGGTCGACCAGTGACTGGTGCAGGTGCCAGCCGCTGGACATGATGTGCGGAAACGGCGGACGGCACATGAAGGTGGCGTGGTAGCCCGCGCGGCGCAGCGCCTGCCGCACGCCATTGCGAAACAGCACCATCTGGTCGGCTGCGGTCAGCGCGTCGGTGGCGTCGAACACGGCCTCCACCTGGCTCGGACCGAGTTCGATTTCCAGCGATTGCAGCGGCAGGCCCAGCGCCTGCGCAGTGCGCTGCACGATGCGCAGCGGCTCGTCGCTCATGTCCACCATGGCCTCGGCCTGCAGGTTGTAGCCGGGGTGGATCATCTCCACCGTGGGCGGCAGGCCGGGCCATCCAGCCAGCTCGGGGTCGAGCTGGGGCCGCGTGTCGGTGATGCGGTAAATGTGGAACTCGACCTCCAGCCCGGTCTTCAGGCCATGGCCCGCTTCACCCAGTCGGGCCAGTGCGTTCTGCAACACGCGCCGGGTGTCCAGCGGCACCGGCGTGCCGTCGGCAAACCAGGGCTGGCAGCGCAGCCAGCCGGTGTGGGGTGCCCAGGGCAGCTCGGTGAAGCTCTCGGGGTCGGGCAGCAACATGAGGTTGGCCGCACCGGCAAAGCCGGGCAGGTCGTCGGCGCCACCGGGTTCGAACACTTTCCATGCGGTGCGGTCGCCCGTGTCCTTGAGCATGAGCGTGCCCACCATGCCCACACCGCCCTGCAACGCGTGCATGGCGGCCGTGGCGGTGAGGGTTTTGCCGCGCAGCATGCCGTGGGTGTCGCACCAGCCCATGCGCACGAGTTCGACGCCGCTGGCTTCGATGCGCTTGACCAGGCGCACGCAGGCGGCCTCGCGGGCGGCGGTGTGGATGCCGCAGCGTTCGGCGAAACGGGTCATTTCGCCGCCACGGTTTCACCAGCGACGTGGTGCCACGGCGCGCCTTCACGTTTGGCCCGCACCGCGTCTTGCCACCAGGCTTGCCAGCCCTGCGACGGTGCGATGCCGTCCACGGTGTCGGGGCCGCCGATCTGCTCGTGCAAAGCCGGGTCTGCAATGCCCGGGGCGGAGCCACCTTGCTCCACCGTGTCGATGGCTTGCTGGAGCATGCGCCGGTTCGCCATGATCACTTTGTCGGTGGTGCCCAGGTGCTCACGCGTGCGGTCCTGAATGGCGCCCATGCTCTCGCAGGCCCACTGGTCGTGCACGTTGATGTCGTCTTCACCCATGCCCAGGTAGGTGCGGGTCTGCTGTTCTTGCGCGTTGAAACCCCAGTTGTTGTGGCGCCCGGTCTTCGGTTGGTAGTCGGGCAGGGTCACGGCGGCCAGGCGCGGCTTGCGCATGGCGTCCTTGTCCACCGGGGCGGTGAAGCTGGTGAAGAAGGCGAACCAGTAGTTGTGGGTGTCGTCCACCGGCACGTGCATCTGCGTGATCGTCATGGTCTCGGAGAGCGGGATCACGAAGGTCTGCGGGAACACGGCGTTGGTCACGCGCACATGCGTGAGCTCGTCCGTCATGGGGCGCAGCGCGGTGAGCTGCAGGCCGTGGGGTTTGGCTTCGAATGTGATCTGCGGCTGGCCGAATTCGCGCATCACACGCGTCATGGGCCAGCGCTCGCCAGCCACGTCGCCCGCACTCGCGCCACGAAACTGTTTGCCGTAGCTGTCGTCCAGTGAAGCGTCGTTGAAGAACCGGTGCAGGTACGAGGCGTGCGCCGGGTCGATGCCCACCTCGAACGACTGCAGCCAGTTGCAGTTCCACAGACCCTTGAACGCGAAGGTGTGCGAGGCCGGGGCGTTGAAGCAGTCGAGTGCAGGGAAGGGCGGTGGAGTCTGGTCTTCGGGGCCGAACCAGCCGAACAGCACGCCGCTCTTTTGCACCAGCGGGTAGCTGCGCTGTTGGATCCGGGTGCACAGCGTGCTGCCGGCGGGCTCACCCGGGGTCTCGATGCACTGGCCGGTGGTGTCGAACTTCCAGCCGTGAAACGGGCAGCGCAGGCCATCACCTTCGTTGCGGCCAAAGGCGAGGTCGGCACCGCGGTGCGGGCAGTCGCGATCGAGCAGGCCGTAGGTGCCTTGCGCATCACGGAACAGCACGAAGTCCTGCCCGAGCACGCGCACGGCCTTGACGGGGCGAACCGCCATGGCCGGGTCCAGCGCGGGATCGAACTCGTCGAGCAGGGCGACCGGTTGCCAGTAGCGGCGCAGCAGTTCACCCCCGGGGGTGCGGGGCCCGACCTGGGTCAGGCGCTGGTTGAGTTCGGCTTTCATGGGGGCTCCGGTGGGTGCGGTTCAAACGGTATCCCGTTTATATTTTTCAGTGTACAGTTTGCGGCATGAGCCTGCAAGACACCGTTTTGATGCAACTGCGCGACCTGATCCTGAGTGGCCAGTTCGAACCCGGGCACCGCCTGGCCGAGCAGCAACTCGCGGAGCGGCTCGGTGCCTCGCGCACCCCCGTGCGCGCCGCGCTCGTCACGCTGGAGCAGGAGGGTCTGGTCGAAGCCAACGAGACCGGCAAGTACCTGGTGCGCCAGTTCACCGCGCAAGAAGTGACCGACGCCATTGCCGTACGCGGCCACCTTGAAGGCATGGCCGCGCGGCTGGTGGCGGAGCATGGCGTGTCGCGCCAGTTGCAGGGTCAGCTGCAGGCCTGTCTGGACGAAGGCGACCGGCTGCTGGCCAACAGCCCGCTGACCATCGAGAGCTACGCAGCCTATGCGGTGATGAACGACCGGTTTCACGCGCTGCTGCTCGAAGCCTGCGGCAACCGTGCCCTGCAACGCGCCGTCGCCCTCAACGACAAGCTGCCGTTCGCGCCGGCCTCGGCCATGTTGCCCATGCAGGGCACGGTGGCACTCGACCGCGACTGGATGCTCTACGCGCACCGCCAGCACCACATGCTGTTCGCCGCGCTCCTGCGTGGCGAAGGTGCACGCGCCCAGGCGCTGGCGGTGGAGCACACCGAGGTGGCGCAGATGAACATGCGCCTGGCGCTGGAGCGGCGCGCGGAGTCCGAACGTGTGATGCCGGTCATGCGGCTTGTCGTCGGCTGAGGACACGGCCGCGGTGTATCGTCCCGGGCATGTCGCCCACCGCTGAAACAGCTCTCTCCCCCGGTCTCACGCTGCGGCGCGTGGCCATCGACACGTACCACGAGAACGTGGCCTACCTGCACCGCGACTGCGAGGTGGTGCGGGCCGAAGGCTTCCAGGCCTTGTCCAAGGTGGAGGTCAGGGCCAATGGCCGGCGCATCCTGGCCACGCTCAATGTGGTGGACGACAGCAGCATCGTGGGATGCAACGAGATCGGCGTGTCCGAGGACGCCTTTGCCCGGCTGGAAGTTGCCGGGGGGCACCCCGCCTCGGTGTCGCCGGCCGAGCCGCCCGAGTCGATTCCGGCGTTGTTTCGCAAGATCAACGGCGAGCGGCTGGGCCGCGACGACTTCCGCCACATCATTCGCGACATCGCCGAGCTGCGCTATTCCAAGATCGAACTCACCGCTTTTATGGTGGCCTGCAACCGCAGCGAGCTCGACCGCGAGGAGGTCTGCTTTCTGACCGAAGCCATGGTGGCCAGCGGCCGGCGGCTCGATTGGAACGAGCCGCTGGTGGTCGACAAACACTGCATCGGCGGCATCCCGGGCAACCGCACCTCGATGCTGGTCGTGCCCATCGTCGCGGCCCACGGGCTGGTGTTTCCCAAGACCTCGTCGCGCGCCATCACCTCGCCCGCCGGCACCGCCGACACCATGGAAGTGCTGGCCAATGTGGAGCTGCCGTTCGATCAGCTCACCGGCATCGTGCGCCAGCACCACGGTTGCCTGGCCTGGGGCGGCACCGCCCAGCTCTCGCCGGCCGACGACGTGCTGATCTCGGTGGAGCGCCCGCTGTCCATCGACTCGCCCGGGCAGATGGTGGCCTCCATCCTGTCCAAGAAGATCGCCGCCGGTGCGACCCACCTCGTGCTCGACATTCCCATCGGCCCCACGGCCAAGGTGCGGTCCATGCCCGAGGCGCAACGCCTGCGCCGCCTGTTCGAATACGTGGCGCAGCGCCTGCACCTGTCGCTCGATGTGGTGATCACCGACGGCCGCCAGCCGGTAGGCCGTGGCGTGGGCCCGGTGCTCGAAGCGCGCGACGTGATGCAGGTGCTGGAAAACGACCCGCGCGCGCCCGACGACCTGCGCCAGAAATCGCTGCGGCTCGCGGGCCGCCTGATCGAATGCAGCCCCGACGTGCGCGGTGGTGATGGCTTTCGCATCGCGCGCGACATCCTCGACTCGGGCCGTGCGCTGGCGCAGATGCAGGCCATCGTGCAGGCACAGGGCGACCGGGGTTTTGACCACCACCACCCCGACTTGGGCGCGCTCACACTGGCGGTGAGGGCGCCAGCCGCCGGTGTGGTCACCGGCATCGACAACCTGCAGATCGCGCAGATTGCCCGCCTGGCCGGCGCGCCCAAGGTGCGGGGCGCGGGTGTGGACCTGTGCGTCAAACTCGGCGAGCCGGTGGCCGCGGGTGAGGTGCTCTACAGCGTGTACGCCAGCTACCCGGCCGATCTGGAATTCGCGCGTCAGGCCAGCGAGCGCGCCAGCGGTTTCAGCCTGGGCACCGCCGCCGAGGTGCCCCATGTTTTTGTGGAGTTCTGATGTCCCTTTCAAGCAAACTCGCTGCGGGTTGTGTGCTGTGTTTCGACGATGAAGCGGCGCTGGCCGGCCAGGCCGCCAGCGCCCTCGGCATGGCCCTGGCCGTGGTGGAGAGACACCGTTTTCCCGACGGTGAGACGCGCCTGCGCCTGCCCGCCGAGCTGCCCGCGCGCGTAGTGCTCTGGCGCGGTCTGCAGCAGCCCAACGAAAAACTCGTGGAGGTGTTGCTGGCCGCGCAAACCGCCCGCACGCTGGGTGCGCAGCACCTCACGCTGGTTTCGCCCTACCTGGCCTACATGCGCCAGGACATCGCTTTCAACCCCGGCGAGGCCATCAGCCAGCGCATCGTGGGCGGTTTCCTGGCCGGGTTGTTCGACGCCATCATCACCATCGACCCGCACCTGCACCGCGTGGCCACGCTGCATGAAGCGATGCCGGTGAAGGACGCGATCGCGCTCAGCGGCGCGCCGCTGCTGGCCGACCACATTGCCACCCAGCGCCAGAACCCGCTGCTGATGGGGCCGGATGAAGAGGCGCTGCAATGGGTGGCGCTGGCCGCTGCACGCCATGGCTGGGACCATGCCGTGTGCCGCAAGACGCGCCATGGCGACCGGGACGTGGACATCGTGCTGCCCGAACTGCCGGTGGCGGGCCGCGCGGTGGTGCTCATGGACGATGTGGCGAGTTCCGGCCACACGCTGGCGCGCGCAGCCGTGAAGCTGCGCGCGGCGGGTGCGGCTTCGGTCGACGTGGCAGTGACCCATGCACTGTTTGCCCAGGGCGCGGTGCAACTGGTGCGCAGCTCGGGTGTGGGTGAAATCTGGAGCACCGACTGCATCCCGCATGCCTCCAATGCCGTGAGCATCGTTCCCGAGGTCGTGGCCGCGCTGCAGGGCATCCGCTAGACAGTTGCTGCGTTGAGGTTGCTCAACGCCGGATGCGAAGCGCTGCCTAGACTGGCCTTGCAGGGGCGAGACCCCTGGTTGCTCCAAGGAGACTCTCATGCGCACCGTGCTGTCATGTGCCCTCACGCTGTTGGTGTCATCCGGGCTGACCGCCTGTTATGTCGTGCCCGAACGCCAGGCCGACGGGCAGGTGATCTACCAGCACTACCCCCTGCCGCCGGTGGGTACGGTGGTGCCGCCGCGCGCGGCTGTACTGCCCGGTGGTGCGGCCGCGCCTGCCAACCTGCCGGCGCGCCTTTACCCGGTCAACGACATCGCCACCTCCACCGGCATCGTCACCGGATCGGTCACCAACATGATGACCGGCAAGGGGGTCTTCAACGTCTCCTACATGGGTGAGGTGCTCACCGGTGAGGCCACCCGTCTGTCCAACGACGAGCGACGCGGGGTGGCCAGCGCGTTCAGTCCGAAGGGCATGTACATGTCGTGCGAATACCAGATGAACACGCCCTACCAGGGCGCGGGGACCTGCACGTTTTCCAACGGCGCGGCCTACCGCATCCACATCGGTGGCAACTGAGCGGTCCGGGGGCTGCCACGCGTGCGGCGCCAGGGTTCTTGTGCCTTCGAATGGCCGTGCGGCTGGCGGGTTATGAGGCGGCGCCCGGCGCGAGCGCCCGGGGAAGGGGGAATACTCGGGTTTTCCCTTTGTCACTTCCACGGAC is a genomic window of Hydrogenophaga sp. RAC07 containing:
- a CDS encoding thymidine phosphorylase family protein, with the translated sequence MSPTAETALSPGLTLRRVAIDTYHENVAYLHRDCEVVRAEGFQALSKVEVRANGRRILATLNVVDDSSIVGCNEIGVSEDAFARLEVAGGHPASVSPAEPPESIPALFRKINGERLGRDDFRHIIRDIAELRYSKIELTAFMVACNRSELDREEVCFLTEAMVASGRRLDWNEPLVVDKHCIGGIPGNRTSMLVVPIVAAHGLVFPKTSSRAITSPAGTADTMEVLANVELPFDQLTGIVRQHHGCLAWGGTAQLSPADDVLISVERPLSIDSPGQMVASILSKKIAAGATHLVLDIPIGPTAKVRSMPEAQRLRRLFEYVAQRLHLSLDVVITDGRQPVGRGVGPVLEARDVMQVLENDPRAPDDLRQKSLRLAGRLIECSPDVRGGDGFRIARDILDSGRALAQMQAIVQAQGDRGFDHHHPDLGALTLAVRAPAAGVVTGIDNLQIAQIARLAGAPKVRGAGVDLCVKLGEPVAAGEVLYSVYASYPADLEFARQASERASGFSLGTAAEVPHVFVEF
- a CDS encoding ribose-phosphate diphosphokinase, giving the protein MSLSSKLAAGCVLCFDDEAALAGQAASALGMALAVVERHRFPDGETRLRLPAELPARVVLWRGLQQPNEKLVEVLLAAQTARTLGAQHLTLVSPYLAYMRQDIAFNPGEAISQRIVGGFLAGLFDAIITIDPHLHRVATLHEAMPVKDAIALSGAPLLADHIATQRQNPLLMGPDEEALQWVALAAARHGWDHAVCRKTRHGDRDVDIVLPELPVAGRAVVLMDDVASSGHTLARAAVKLRAAGAASVDVAVTHALFAQGAVQLVRSSGVGEIWSTDCIPHASNAVSIVPEVVAALQGIR